In a single window of the Anaerocolumna cellulosilytica genome:
- a CDS encoding AraC family transcriptional regulator yields MYIHFISLNNVHGSDFLQDRPNGRTDFTFLFAKSPSTFVINKEVFTVSAPSVILIDNFVPHKYFPNGAKYVDDYLHFAVKDRTEFLKELTYPLNKPIQVSKDSCISRTLKEIAEENSKNKYWNRITDLLIHLLMIRVAEQYDLLQQENTCLPHYEDLNSVRNLILNSPEKTWTIEELAAKAHLSQAYFQVMYKKAFGVTCITDVIQTKITCAKELLTSTDLPVKRIAQELGYSEVYHFIRQFKKSTDLTPGAFRKKVRNPEN; encoded by the coding sequence ATGTACATACATTTTATTTCATTGAATAATGTTCATGGAAGTGACTTTCTTCAAGACCGCCCAAATGGCCGGACAGATTTTACGTTCCTCTTTGCAAAATCTCCCAGTACCTTTGTTATTAACAAAGAGGTCTTCACGGTGTCTGCTCCTTCCGTTATACTTATTGATAATTTCGTGCCACATAAGTACTTTCCAAATGGTGCAAAATACGTTGACGATTATTTACATTTTGCAGTAAAAGACAGAACAGAATTTTTAAAAGAATTGACTTATCCTTTGAACAAACCCATTCAGGTCTCAAAGGATAGTTGTATTAGCAGAACCTTAAAAGAAATAGCAGAAGAGAATTCAAAAAATAAATATTGGAATCGGATTACGGATTTATTAATTCACCTTCTCATGATACGAGTTGCTGAACAATATGATTTATTACAGCAGGAAAATACCTGTCTGCCCCATTATGAAGATTTGAATTCCGTACGAAACCTTATTTTAAATTCACCAGAAAAAACCTGGACAATAGAGGAATTGGCTGCAAAAGCCCATCTTTCCCAAGCCTACTTCCAGGTTATGTATAAGAAAGCGTTTGGTGTAACCTGTATAACAGATGTGATTCAAACAAAGATTACCTGTGCTAAAGAGTTATTGACCTCAACGGATTTACCAGTCAAACGGATTGCACAGGAGTTAGGATATAGTGAGGTCTATCACTTTATCCGTCAATTTAAAAAAAGCACCGATTTAACTCCAGGTGCCTTTCGGAAGAAGGTAAGAAACCCCGAAAACTAA
- a CDS encoding extracellular solute-binding protein, translating to MIARFKKLQVEGEMIVMRKKIIGIVLLTAIIVMVLRIGSHDTEGYFFKYADAVNLETDVEGIGRENTYSKYLLEHAGEILPRKEIDLDLRAGGKLSGTEILEEYEGEEAVLLTLEESFVEWQISVSEGGMYQIYIEYYPVKARGVDIERKLYINGELPFLGAEALNLTRLWTNGTEIITDNQGNDIRPTQVDVSLWTGVYLKDDMGYYTRPYSFYFKKGINTIGLEGVNEPMVIKSITLQPVAENNNYTEYRKEMEQLSLTDTVLNYKQVIQGEASTLRSSPSLYPIYDRSSSNTQPASVSKIKLNMIGGNAWRVPGQWIEWEFQVPEDGYYHITIKGRQNYKRGFVSTRILYLDNQIPFSEMEQVSFRYSNTWENMSLSDVDNQPYEFYLKKGIHTLRLEVTLGDLGDILNRMQDSVYRLNEIYRKILVLTGTTPDKYRDYKIDTIYPEVIEGMELESKRLYKIVDDIVAYTGQKESQAAIIQTLAEQLERFVEDPFKIARTFTNFKDNISALGTAVLNLSEAPLDIDYITITGLKAEVDSVKENFADKILHEIKSFAASFTEDYNAVGDVYEKEEAVEVWILTGRDQSSILKSMIDDSFTPNTGIKINVKLVEAGTVLNAVIAGTGPDVVLSAGQGEPVNYALRNAVEDLTQFDGYEEVLNDYYPSAYTPFYFEEGIYALPETQNFNVMFYRKDIFKELGIELPNTWDELINILPTIQQNNMNVAVPTTERVINNVSSPDLSSFFALLYQNGGTVYDASGKRTLIDEESGVKAFETYTHLFTQYSVPTIYDFVNRFRSGEMPLGIQDYSVFNTLVVFAPEIRGVWDFTLIPGTLKEDGTIDRSCHSSGTCSMLLKQEDEAMKEKAWEFLKWWSSADTQIRFGQEMESVMGASARYATANTKAFQQLSWSSTQREVLEEQWRFTVGLREVAGGYYTGRHITNAIRNVLNKKEDPRETLLDYARTIDEEIVKKRLEFGLDLR from the coding sequence GTGATTGCAAGGTTCAAGAAGTTGCAAGTAGAAGGTGAGATGATTGTGATGAGGAAAAAGATAATCGGAATTGTATTGTTAACTGCAATAATAGTTATGGTTTTACGGATAGGAAGCCATGATACCGAGGGCTACTTCTTTAAGTATGCAGATGCGGTCAATCTTGAGACAGATGTTGAGGGGATAGGGAGAGAAAATACTTATAGCAAATATCTTTTGGAGCATGCAGGAGAAATTCTGCCCAGAAAAGAGATTGACCTTGATCTTCGGGCAGGAGGCAAGCTGTCAGGAACTGAGATTTTAGAGGAATACGAGGGAGAAGAGGCGGTTCTACTCACTTTAGAGGAGTCCTTTGTGGAATGGCAGATTTCAGTTTCAGAGGGAGGAATGTACCAAATTTATATAGAATACTATCCTGTAAAAGCAAGAGGGGTGGACATTGAAAGAAAACTATATATTAATGGTGAACTTCCGTTTTTAGGTGCGGAGGCATTGAACCTAACCAGACTTTGGACGAATGGGACGGAAATCATTACAGATAATCAAGGCAATGATATCAGACCCACTCAGGTAGATGTATCGTTGTGGACAGGTGTGTATTTAAAAGATGATATGGGATACTATACCAGACCTTATTCCTTTTACTTTAAAAAAGGGATTAATACCATAGGATTAGAAGGAGTGAATGAGCCTATGGTTATCAAAAGTATTACGTTGCAGCCGGTAGCGGAAAATAATAATTATACAGAATACAGAAAAGAGATGGAACAACTCTCTTTGACTGATACAGTTTTAAATTATAAGCAGGTTATTCAAGGAGAGGCTTCCACATTAAGGTCTTCGCCATCCTTGTATCCCATCTATGATAGGTCTTCCTCTAATACACAGCCGGCCAGTGTGTCAAAGATAAAGTTAAATATGATTGGAGGGAATGCCTGGCGGGTACCGGGCCAGTGGATAGAATGGGAATTTCAAGTACCGGAGGATGGGTATTACCATATTACAATTAAGGGAAGACAGAACTATAAAAGAGGCTTTGTATCTACGAGAATATTGTATCTTGATAATCAGATACCCTTTTCAGAAATGGAGCAGGTCAGCTTCCGTTATAGTAATACATGGGAAAATATGAGCCTTTCAGATGTGGATAACCAGCCTTATGAATTTTATCTTAAGAAGGGTATACATACGTTACGGCTTGAGGTTACGCTTGGTGATTTGGGGGATATCTTAAACCGGATGCAGGATTCAGTATACCGCCTGAATGAGATATACCGTAAAATACTTGTTCTTACAGGAACTACGCCGGATAAGTATCGGGATTACAAAATTGATACAATCTATCCCGAGGTAATAGAAGGCATGGAGCTGGAAAGCAAACGGTTATATAAGATAGTAGATGATATCGTAGCCTATACCGGGCAAAAGGAAAGTCAGGCAGCAATTATTCAAACCTTGGCAGAGCAGTTGGAGCGATTTGTTGAAGACCCCTTTAAGATTGCGAGAACCTTTACAAATTTTAAAGATAATATTAGTGCTTTGGGAACTGCTGTCCTGAATTTAAGTGAAGCACCCTTGGATATTGATTATATTACAATAACCGGTCTTAAGGCGGAGGTAGATTCGGTAAAAGAGAATTTTGCTGATAAAATACTGCATGAAATAAAATCTTTTGCGGCATCGTTTACGGAAGATTATAACGCGGTGGGAGACGTGTATGAAAAGGAAGAAGCCGTAGAAGTATGGATTTTGACCGGTAGAGATCAGAGCAGCATTTTAAAATCCATGATTGATGATTCCTTCACACCGAATACAGGGATTAAGATTAACGTAAAGCTGGTGGAGGCTGGTACAGTGCTTAATGCGGTTATCGCAGGAACTGGTCCGGATGTTGTGTTGTCGGCAGGTCAGGGAGAGCCGGTTAATTATGCTCTTCGAAATGCAGTGGAGGACTTGACTCAGTTTGATGGATATGAAGAAGTTTTAAACGATTACTATCCCAGTGCATATACACCCTTTTATTTTGAAGAGGGAATCTATGCCCTGCCGGAAACACAAAATTTTAACGTTATGTTTTACCGGAAGGACATTTTTAAGGAGTTAGGAATTGAGCTGCCAAATACCTGGGATGAACTGATTAATATTCTACCCACGATTCAGCAGAATAATATGAATGTGGCTGTTCCAACGACAGAAAGAGTGATTAATAACGTATCTAGTCCGGATTTATCTAGTTTTTTTGCCCTGCTATATCAGAATGGGGGCACGGTATATGATGCGTCAGGCAAAAGAACCTTAATTGATGAAGAAAGCGGTGTTAAGGCTTTTGAAACCTATACCCATTTATTCACCCAGTATAGTGTTCCGACAATATATGATTTTGTGAATCGATTCCGGTCTGGGGAGATGCCCCTTGGGATACAGGATTACAGTGTGTTTAATACGCTGGTGGTATTCGCACCCGAAATCAGGGGGGTATGGGATTTTACACTGATACCCGGCACTTTAAAGGAAGATGGAACGATTGACCGTTCCTGTCATTCTTCCGGTACCTGCTCCATGCTGCTAAAGCAGGAGGACGAAGCAATGAAGGAAAAAGCCTGGGAGTTTCTAAAGTGGTGGTCCAGCGCAGATACCCAGATTCGCTTTGGACAGGAGATGGAGAGTGTTATGGGAGCTTCTGCAAGATATGCGACAGCTAATACAAAAGCCTTTCAGCAGCTATCCTGGAGCAGTACACAGCGGGAGGTGTTAGAGGAACAATGGAGGTTTACGGTAGGCTTAAGGGAGGTAGCCGGAGGCTATTATACAGGACGTCATATTACCAATGCAATCCGAAATGTTCTCAATAAAAAGGAAGATCCCCGGGAGACATTATTAGATTATGCAAGAACCATTGACGAAGAGATTGTAAAAAAACGCTTGGAATTTGGTCTTGACTTAAGATAG
- a CDS encoding carbohydrate ABC transporter permease codes for MKIIQKYIKKKRRDMHMSFKKAKKYKTCYLFLAPYAILFTLFYITPVVVSLCLSLTYYNVLEPPEFIGLQNYINLILADDVFLKAVKNTFLIAAITGPAGYMAAFLFAWFINELPRYLRAFAVVVFYAPTISGQVYLIWAIMFSGDAYGYINAFLTNLGIINQPVLWLTNPKYMLWVVILVSLWMSLGTGFLAFVAGLQGVDRAMYEAGYIDGVKNRWQELWYITLPSMKPMLMFGAVMTITQSFGVADVPMALTGFPSTDYATQTVVSHLIDYGSLRFEMGYASAIATLLFITMILCNRIIQAMLRRVGN; via the coding sequence TTGAAAATAATTCAAAAATATATCAAAAAGAAAAGACGGGATATGCATATGTCCTTTAAGAAGGCCAAGAAATATAAAACCTGTTATTTATTTCTAGCTCCCTATGCAATTCTTTTTACGTTATTCTACATTACACCGGTGGTTGTATCCTTATGCTTAAGTCTTACTTATTATAATGTTTTAGAACCGCCTGAATTTATAGGACTGCAAAATTACATTAATTTGATTTTAGCAGACGATGTATTTTTAAAGGCTGTCAAGAACACTTTTTTAATAGCAGCGATTACAGGACCAGCAGGATATATGGCAGCGTTTTTGTTTGCCTGGTTCATCAATGAATTGCCAAGGTATTTAAGAGCTTTTGCAGTAGTGGTTTTTTATGCACCGACCATATCCGGGCAGGTATATTTAATCTGGGCAATTATGTTTTCAGGAGATGCCTATGGATATATTAATGCTTTTCTTACGAATCTTGGAATCATAAACCAGCCTGTTTTATGGTTGACAAACCCCAAGTATATGCTTTGGGTGGTTATTCTTGTATCCTTATGGATGAGTCTTGGAACCGGATTTTTAGCTTTTGTTGCTGGTTTGCAAGGGGTAGATAGAGCTATGTACGAAGCCGGTTATATTGATGGAGTAAAAAACCGGTGGCAGGAGCTTTGGTATATCACTCTTCCGAGTATGAAGCCTATGCTCATGTTCGGAGCGGTTATGACCATAACCCAGTCTTTTGGTGTAGCAGATGTTCCTATGGCATTAACAGGTTTTCCAAGTACGGATTATGCTACTCAGACAGTGGTATCCCACTTGATTGATTATGGTTCCCTGCGGTTTGAGATGGGGTATGCCTCAGCCATAGCAACACTTCTTTTTATTACCATGATTTTATGTAACCGTATCATTCAGGCAATGCTTCGGCGCGTAGGTAATTAA
- a CDS encoding carbohydrate ABC transporter permease — protein sequence MKIRKYLKRSKPNRSRVGDAGIYLLLIFFGLFMAFPLVYAINGAFKPLDEIFVYPPRLFVENPTLNNFQDLFIIMGKSWVPFSRYLFNTVFITAAGTAGHLLIASMGAYVLAKYDFPGGKTFFRIVVTALMFNGYVTAIPNYLLMSRIGWVDTVWSIVIPAFAAPMGLFLMKQYMEGIPDALLEAAKIDGAREWRVFSTIVMPMVKPAWLTLIILSVQNLWNTKASNFIYSEELKTLPYALQQIISGGVARAGVGAAVTLVMMIVPISIFIISESNIIETMASSGIKD from the coding sequence ATGAAGATTAGGAAGTATTTAAAACGCAGTAAACCCAACCGTTCCAGAGTAGGGGATGCCGGTATCTATCTGTTGCTCATTTTTTTCGGGCTATTTATGGCGTTTCCGTTAGTTTATGCGATCAATGGAGCGTTTAAGCCTCTGGATGAAATATTTGTTTATCCTCCGAGATTATTTGTAGAAAATCCAACGCTTAATAACTTTCAGGATTTATTTATAATCATGGGAAAGTCTTGGGTACCTTTTTCCAGGTATTTATTTAACACGGTTTTTATAACAGCAGCCGGAACAGCGGGGCATCTGCTGATAGCCTCCATGGGTGCTTATGTACTAGCTAAATATGATTTCCCGGGAGGTAAAACTTTCTTTCGGATTGTTGTGACGGCTCTTATGTTTAATGGCTATGTAACGGCTATACCGAATTATCTGCTAATGTCCAGAATCGGTTGGGTAGATACCGTATGGTCCATTGTAATACCAGCATTTGCAGCACCCATGGGTCTTTTCCTTATGAAACAGTATATGGAAGGGATACCGGACGCATTACTAGAGGCAGCAAAGATTGACGGTGCCAGGGAATGGCGAGTGTTTTCTACGATTGTTATGCCCATGGTGAAGCCGGCATGGCTGACACTGATAATCCTTTCTGTGCAAAATCTTTGGAATACAAAAGCATCAAACTTTATATATTCTGAGGAATTAAAGACCCTGCCCTATGCCTTACAGCAGATTATAAGCGGAGGCGTGGCAAGAGCTGGGGTAGGTGCTGCGGTTACACTGGTTATGATGATTGTTCCCATCAGTATATTTATCATATCGGAAAGTAATATTATTGAAACTATGGCAAGTTCAGGAATAAAGGATTAA
- a CDS encoding glycoside hydrolase family 43 protein: MCSNPIIWADFPDLDVIRVEDTYYMISTTMHFMPGGVILRSYDLYHWELAAYVYDRLEETKGQKLSEDKNIYGKGMWAASLRYHEGIFYVCFVANDTHKTYLYQAENIEGPWRKQYIDGFYHDCSLLFEEKRVYIVYGNKEIYITELDQNLSGPKKGGLHRMLLKDTNNVILGYEGSHIYKINNKYYLFLIHWPAEGTKRRVQSCFVSDSLQGDFVGKDVLDDDLGFFNQGVAQGGIVDTPAGEWYAMLFQDHGAVGRIPVLVPFVWEEDFPVFGFDGKVPGILRVESTRKGHLYEPLVASDDFNYLPDKEGRVHLKKMWQWNHLPENELWSVLENPGHLQLKTASICKGLEQARNTLTQRLMGPVSQVFVTVEYGGLKNGDYAGICALQGDFGFIAVKRNENKNYLVMAAKEAVQTHPYGEQVRQEQEYAKVPITGTQITLMVSVDFCNMADEAEFFYLEDEKFKRLGPIHKLTFRLDHFVGCRVGLFYYSTKESGGKVSFSEFTYNQK; encoded by the coding sequence GTGTGCAGTAATCCAATTATTTGGGCGGATTTCCCTGATTTGGATGTTATTCGTGTAGAGGATACATATTATATGATAAGTACAACCATGCATTTTATGCCGGGTGGGGTAATACTACGTTCTTATGACTTGTATCATTGGGAATTGGCGGCCTACGTTTATGATCGGTTGGAGGAGACGAAAGGTCAGAAACTTAGCGAGGATAAAAATATATATGGGAAAGGTATGTGGGCAGCTAGTCTTCGGTATCATGAGGGTATATTTTATGTCTGCTTTGTTGCCAATGATACCCACAAAACCTATTTATATCAGGCTGAAAATATTGAGGGACCTTGGAGAAAGCAATATATAGACGGATTTTATCATGATTGCTCCCTGTTGTTCGAAGAGAAACGAGTATATATCGTATATGGGAATAAAGAAATCTATATAACAGAGTTAGATCAAAATCTGTCCGGCCCAAAGAAGGGCGGTCTTCACCGGATGCTGCTTAAGGATACAAATAACGTTATATTAGGGTATGAGGGATCACATATCTATAAAATCAATAATAAATACTATTTGTTTCTTATTCATTGGCCTGCAGAAGGAACAAAACGCAGAGTACAGTCCTGCTTTGTGTCAGATTCCCTTCAAGGCGATTTTGTAGGAAAAGATGTACTAGATGATGATTTAGGATTTTTTAATCAGGGAGTTGCACAGGGAGGTATTGTAGATACACCCGCAGGCGAGTGGTATGCTATGTTATTTCAGGATCATGGAGCTGTAGGAAGAATTCCGGTACTTGTTCCGTTTGTCTGGGAGGAGGATTTTCCGGTCTTTGGATTTGATGGAAAAGTGCCAGGGATACTCCGTGTAGAAAGTACGCGTAAAGGGCATCTGTATGAGCCACTTGTAGCCAGTGATGATTTCAATTATCTGCCGGATAAAGAAGGCAGAGTACATTTAAAGAAGATGTGGCAATGGAATCATTTGCCTGAAAATGAATTATGGTCTGTTCTTGAGAATCCGGGTCACTTACAGTTAAAAACTGCAAGTATATGTAAAGGTCTTGAGCAAGCCAGAAACACCTTGACACAACGTTTAATGGGGCCGGTCTCTCAGGTTTTTGTAACGGTGGAGTACGGCGGTTTAAAAAATGGGGATTACGCCGGTATTTGTGCATTACAGGGGGATTTTGGATTTATAGCAGTTAAAAGAAATGAGAATAAGAATTATCTTGTTATGGCAGCTAAAGAGGCTGTCCAGACACACCCATACGGAGAACAAGTCCGTCAGGAACAGGAATACGCTAAAGTCCCTATAACGGGAACGCAAATTACTTTAATGGTATCAGTTGATTTTTGCAACATGGCAGATGAAGCGGAATTTTTTTATTTGGAAGATGAGAAATTTAAGAGGCTTGGTCCAATTCATAAGTTAACGTTCAGATTAGATCATTTTGTCGGATGCAGGGTGGGTCTGTTTTATTATTCTACAAAAGAGTCCGGTGGTAAAGTCAGTTTTAGTGAATTTACGTATAATCAAAAATAG
- a CDS encoding DUF5696 domain-containing protein: protein MKRLIRLGLFLLSAVLLTGCTGAQEQGEVMEPYAYTGDKTMYALENEFLSFSLDPATTYFQVTDKKNHTVWNSNPVEGANDEKADAESKKQILSTLLVKYSTDVGIQTTYSNYEYSIAKQVYEIEEGSDYIKVKYSIGDVEKVFIYPEALPESKMQIYLNKMDDSQKKQIDSYYRKYDVNKLRASDNKEELLIKYPDLETEKVYVIRDNLQEYISIKLEEVFDAAGYTMADFEEDSHRYEKGEAKQKPFYNISVVYRLDNEELIVEVPFEEMQWPHNYPLIEVTVLPYFCSGSAKEEGYLFVPEGTGGIIEFNNGKVQQNPYYAQVYGWDNGMKRDSLVDESRVAFPVYGIAKNNSAMLCFMEEYNTLATLSADVSGRKHSYNYVNASYTTLHSASVQVSAKSDRSVMVYEAEKPEGAIRQRYRFFGTDSYSEMAGGYRDYLIEKYNLVRYEKSGVPVNITLIGAIDAVKQRFGFPVSVPVPLTTYEEAKNILMELMNYGYQNVSVRYSGMINGGIKQTILQSVKPVSELGSRKELKAYLSYAKENDIAVFLDSVADYTYKGGLFDGFSVNRDASKYPSREVVKLYDFSPVWFGEKDWIDSYYVLKPQLAVSGMQNVAKAGGNFGTSGIAFRDIGYTLNADYNPKNLLTREKVAILQQEALKEIRAVGQKIMVKGGNEYVLSYTDFIVDMELTGNPYQIIDYGVPFYTIALHGLLPYTGTSLNLSNNYTDMVLKSAETGAGLSFTFMKEPVALLQNTNYTYYFGADYDKWKEEAYTIYNRYEAELGGLFNQFITGHERLAEGVFVTSYEGGTRVFVNYSNADYTEGTLKVPARDYKVEGR from the coding sequence ATGAAACGTTTAATAAGACTGGGATTATTTCTTCTATCGGCTGTATTGCTTACAGGTTGTACCGGAGCACAAGAGCAGGGAGAGGTAATGGAACCCTATGCATACACCGGGGATAAAACAATGTATGCGCTTGAAAATGAATTTCTTTCCTTTTCTCTTGATCCTGCTACAACCTATTTTCAGGTAACGGATAAGAAGAATCATACCGTTTGGAATTCCAATCCGGTGGAGGGAGCCAATGATGAAAAGGCGGATGCGGAAAGTAAAAAGCAAATACTATCCACATTGCTTGTAAAATATAGTACGGATGTAGGGATTCAGACAACATACAGTAATTATGAATATAGTATTGCAAAGCAGGTCTATGAGATTGAAGAAGGCAGCGACTATATTAAAGTGAAATACTCTATTGGGGATGTAGAAAAAGTATTTATATACCCGGAAGCTTTGCCGGAATCTAAAATGCAGATATATCTTAATAAGATGGACGATAGTCAGAAAAAGCAGATTGATTCCTACTATAGAAAATACGACGTAAACAAATTGCGAGCTTCTGACAACAAGGAAGAGCTGCTTATTAAATATCCCGACTTAGAGACAGAAAAAGTCTATGTAATCCGGGATAATTTACAGGAATACATCTCTATTAAGCTGGAAGAAGTGTTTGATGCGGCAGGATATACGATGGCTGATTTTGAAGAAGACAGCCACCGGTATGAAAAAGGAGAGGCGAAACAAAAGCCGTTTTATAATATTTCTGTGGTTTACCGGCTAGATAATGAGGAATTAATCGTTGAGGTGCCCTTTGAGGAAATGCAATGGCCGCATAACTATCCATTAATCGAAGTAACAGTATTGCCTTACTTTTGTTCTGGTTCCGCTAAGGAGGAGGGATATTTGTTTGTGCCGGAGGGAACCGGAGGAATTATTGAATTCAATAATGGGAAAGTCCAGCAAAATCCATATTATGCGCAGGTATATGGCTGGGATAATGGTATGAAGCGGGATAGCCTTGTAGATGAGAGCAGAGTGGCTTTTCCGGTATATGGAATTGCTAAGAATAACAGTGCAATGTTGTGCTTTATGGAGGAGTACAATACCTTGGCAACTTTATCAGCAGATGTCAGTGGTAGAAAACACAGCTATAATTATGTGAATGCTTCCTATACTACACTTCATTCTGCATCTGTGCAGGTTTCAGCCAAGTCGGATCGTTCTGTTATGGTATATGAAGCAGAAAAACCGGAAGGGGCAATCAGACAAAGATATCGATTTTTTGGAACCGATAGTTACTCAGAAATGGCAGGAGGGTACAGGGATTACTTAATTGAAAAATATAATCTGGTTAGATATGAAAAAAGCGGTGTACCTGTAAATATTACTTTAATTGGGGCTATTGACGCAGTAAAACAGCGTTTTGGATTTCCTGTATCCGTACCGGTTCCATTAACTACCTATGAGGAAGCAAAAAATATCTTAATGGAACTAATGAATTATGGATACCAGAATGTATCCGTCCGTTACAGCGGCATGATTAACGGGGGCATCAAGCAAACGATTCTTCAATCGGTAAAGCCGGTAAGTGAACTAGGAAGCCGGAAGGAGTTAAAGGCCTATTTAAGTTATGCCAAGGAGAATGATATAGCTGTATTTTTGGATAGTGTAGCAGATTATACCTATAAAGGCGGACTATTTGACGGCTTTTCCGTCAATCGAGATGCATCTAAATATCCAAGCAGGGAAGTAGTAAAGCTCTATGATTTCTCGCCCGTATGGTTTGGGGAGAAGGATTGGATTGACAGCTATTATGTGTTAAAGCCTCAGCTAGCCGTTTCTGGTATGCAGAACGTGGCAAAGGCAGGGGGCAATTTTGGCACAAGCGGAATTGCCTTTCGGGATATAGGCTATACATTAAATGCAGATTATAATCCCAAAAATCTGTTAACCAGAGAAAAAGTTGCGATTTTACAGCAAGAGGCACTAAAAGAAATCAGAGCAGTAGGACAAAAGATTATGGTTAAAGGCGGCAATGAATATGTACTATCCTATACAGATTTTATTGTAGATATGGAGCTTACAGGCAATCCATATCAAATAATCGACTATGGCGTACCGTTTTATACAATTGCATTGCATGGACTGCTGCCCTATACCGGAACCTCATTAAATCTTTCGAATAATTATACAGATATGGTTTTAAAAAGTGCTGAAACAGGGGCAGGTCTTTCATTTACCTTTATGAAGGAGCCGGTAGCGCTCCTGCAAAATACCAACTATACCTATTATTTTGGTGCTGATTATGATAAGTGGAAAGAAGAGGCCTATACAATCTATAACAGATATGAAGCCGAGCTTGGAGGTCTTTTTAATCAGTTTATCACAGGGCATGAACGTCTGGCGGAGGGTGTCTTTGTTACCAGTTATGAGGGCGGAACCAGGGTCTTTGTTAATTATAGCAATGCGGACTATACAGAAGGAACTTTAAAAGTACCGGCTCGTGATTATAAAGTGGAAGGGAGGTAG
- a CDS encoding Yip1 family protein, with amino-acid sequence MMLINNKRKNIRALAETLRYSLYVITHPLDGFWDLTHENRGSVGAANIIIAMALLTQLFKLQYTSFLFIKIIWEHVNVAQIILSFLAPIFIGCLANWGLTTLFDGKGSMKQIYMAVGYALTPYVLIQFPMIFISNLMTAEEGAFYSYSITFSLIWCGILIVSAVMMIHDYSLSKAILMLVATIVGIMLIVFVLLLFFSLVSDAVAYFVSLYKEIVFRFY; translated from the coding sequence ATGATGCTAATCAATAATAAGCGGAAGAATATACGTGCTCTGGCAGAAACCCTCCGCTATTCCCTGTATGTTATAACCCATCCGTTGGATGGATTCTGGGATTTGACCCATGAGAACAGAGGATCTGTTGGTGCTGCTAATATTATTATAGCAATGGCACTGTTAACACAGCTTTTTAAATTGCAGTATACCAGCTTTTTATTTATCAAAATAATATGGGAGCATGTTAATGTGGCTCAGATTATTTTAAGCTTTCTAGCTCCTATTTTTATAGGGTGTTTAGCGAATTGGGGACTTACCACACTTTTTGACGGAAAGGGCAGCATGAAGCAGATTTACATGGCGGTTGGATATGCTTTGACACCCTATGTTCTTATTCAGTTTCCAATGATTTTTATCAGCAATCTCATGACGGCGGAAGAGGGAGCTTTTTATTCTTACAGCATAACCTTTTCATTGATATGGTGCGGAATACTCATTGTGAGTGCAGTAATGATGATTCATGATTATAGCCTTAGCAAGGCTATTCTGATGCTGGTGGCAACTATAGTTGGAATTATGCTGATTGTATTTGTATTGCTGTTATTTTTCAGCTTGGTCAGTGATGCTGTTGCTTATTTTGTTTCTTTATACAAAGAAATTGTTTTTCGTTTTTACTGA